AGAATGAACAAAAACTTACGCTAATCAAGAGGAAATTGGAGGTCCTCAGACGGGTCTAGGAAGAAAACCTGCCGTAATTGAGAGGAATTTAGCCAAAAAAGCGCTTATTAGAGGCGCTTTTTTCATGCTTTGAAACAAATCTATGAAAAATGGAATCTCATGGGTGATGGGGGAGCCAAACAAAAGATTACACCGGAGCCCATCCGCCACGACCCGGCAAAAGACAATCCTGGCGTGGACGAGTCAAGCAGGGCGAACGGCGCACGCTGGGGCGGGATTCAGACCTACTGGGAGAACGAGGCCGACCAGCTTATCGCTTCCAAGCCAAAATTCCGGGTGATGGATTTGTCCTTGAAGAAATTAACCGGGCTCTGCTACGCGACCGACGAACTCCTGCAGGATGCGGCAGCCCTGGAAAGTGTGCTCCGCCAGGGCTTTGCCGAGGAATTCGGCTTTAAGATCGACGACGTCATCCTGACGGGCACCGGCACCGGGCAGCCCTTAGGCATCCTGAATAGCGACGCCTTGGTGAAGGCGTCTAAGGAAAGCGGCCAGACCGAGCTGATCAGGGTGGAAAACCTTTTCAACATGTGGTCCAGGCTCTGGGGCAGGAGCAGGACAAATGCCGTGTGGTACATCAACCAGGAGCTGGAGCCGCTGCTCTTCACGCTGAAAATCGGCGACGTGCCGGTATATATCCCGGCAGGGGGACTTTCGGAAGCGCCTTATGCGACCCTGTTCGGCAGACCGGTAGTGCATCTTGAACAGTGCTCGGCGGCAGGCGAGGTAGGAGATATAATCCTGGCGGACCTGTCCCAGTACCTGCTTATAGACAAGGGCGGTATCAATGCGGCGTCGAGTATCCATGTAAGGTTCCTGTATGACGAGAACGTTTACAGGTTCATTTACAGGGTAGACGGCCAGCCCATCTGGAACAAGCCTTTGCAGCCTTACAAGGGCAGCGCGTCAGTGTCACCCTTTGTGGCGCTGGCCGGAAGAAAATAACAGTAGTGAGCAGAGAATCCGCTCGTCACGTTGATGAGCGGATTTCTCATAAGCAGAGGAGGAGATTTCAATGTATAAACCATATCATGTAGTCAATGCCCTGCCCCCGGCGGCAGATGCCTTTGCCGGTACGGTTGTGACAGATGTCATAAACCTCAAAAACTGGGAGCATGTCAGCTTCCTTATCCAGTGCGGCGCAGGCGCGGTTGGAACCTCTACCATTACTGTGGAGGCCTGCGACGATACCACACCCACCAACACAGTAGCCATCCCCTTCACCTATCAGGAATGTATCTCAGGCGACACTTTCAGCGAGGTGAAACAGGCGGACGAAACGGGCTTTACCACGACCGCGGCGGCCAACAAGGTGTACAAAATCGAATTAGACGCCCAGGCCCTGGCCAAATCTGGTTACAGCTATGTGCGCCTGAAAACGGTGGAGGTTACCGATGATCCGGTAGCCGGCGGCGTTATGGCCATACTGAGCGGCGGCCGGTATGTGCAGGAGGTATGCGACTCTGTCTTGGTATAACGTCAGGCGGTGAAAGCTTATGAACCTCATATTGATCGAAGGGCCTCCAGCCGAACCTGTATCCTTGGAGGAAGCCAAGCTGCATTTGAGGGTAGACGGCAACGAGGAGGATACCCTGATATCCGCGCTCATTACCGCCGCCCGGGAGTTTTGTTAGAACTTCACCGGCAGAAGCCTTGCCCTGCAGACCTTTGAATATGTTTCCGGGCCCTTTTTTTCAAGCTTTGGCATCATCAAGCTGCCAATGACACCACTCGTCGAACTTGTTTACTTTTAGTACCTCAACACCAATGGAGAAGAGATAACGCTGATAGAGGACAGCGGGTTCTATGTGGTAAAAGAAATGGAGCCCGCTGTTTTATGCCCAAAGCTCGCCACAGGCTGGCCGCTGGACTTAAGCTATAGGCCGGACGCAGTTAAAATACGCTTTAAGGCAGGCTATAGCGAGGTGCCCAAAAGCATAAAACAGGCCATGCTGCTTTTAATTGGACATTTTTATGAGCACAGGGAAGCAACAGGCCAGAGAAACGAGGGCATGGAACTGTCCCTCGGGGTATCCTCCCTGCTCCGCCTCTTTTGGGTGCCAAGGTGGTGAATTACATGGAAATCGGGGACTTGCGGCACAGGATAACCTTTCTAAAACCGTCAAGAGATATTAATGAAAACGGCTTTGAGACAGAAGGGTATATAGAGAATATAAAACAGTATGGGCTTCCGTATCCAATCTTTCCGGCAGGGAATACTTTGCCGCCGCGGCGGTGCAGGAAGAAAATACGGTCAAATTTAAAATCAGATACACCTTAGGAATTAACGATGGCATGAAAATACGCTTCCAAGGCAGGATTTATGACATCACAGCTATTGATAACGCCGAGTATAAAAAGCGCTTTCTGGAAATCAGGGCAAGGGTGGTGGAGGCAGATGGCGAGGCTTGAACTCCAGGGCATGGCTGAACTGATTGACAAGGTCAATAAGCTGGGAGCAAAAGGAGAAATAATTAAAAAGAATGCGTTGGAGAAGGCAGGCGGCCTTGTCAAAACCACTATGGAGAAAAAAGCCCCCAGGTCAGAGCTTGTCAAAAAGCATATGGCAGACTATATTCAGGTTTCCGAAGTTGAAAAAGAAAACGGGGTCGACCATTATAAACAATAACTGGTCCTTTAGGCGTTATAATCATGAAGGCATCTTGGAGAGTGAGTTAAACCTCTATGGTGCCACAGGAGTTTCCGATCCGGGCAGCACTTATATTGTGGGGGAAGCAAAGTGCATCCTATTTCCTGAGTTTATCAGTTGCCCTTGATTTTCGCCCTAAACCGATGGCAAGAATCCAATAATATCAGTGTTTTCCGGCTAGGGGCTGTCATAAATCTCAAAAACTGTAGTGGCAACCATAATGATATTGCATGCCGTTAGTTCTGGACAAATGAAAGGCAATATATTATACTCTACCCATGTTTATCAAGATTACCAAATCCAAATCAAGTCAATATGTCCAACTCGTCAGATCCTACCGGCAAGATGGCCGCGTCAAGCACGAGGTCATCTTAAACCTGGGCAAGCTGGAACAAATTGAGAACAATCCCAGCTTTTAGCGGCTGGCCAAGCGTTTGGCGGAGATCTCCAAAGTTCAGAAGTCGGCGGATATCAAGGACTGCTCCGAAGCCGACATCGTCAACTGGGGCTACCTTATCTACCAGAGAATATGGAAGGAGTACAACCTGGACAAATTACTATCGCACCTCACCAGAAATAGAAAGGTGCAGTTCAGTCTAAACGAGGCATCCTTTCTGATGGTAGTGCAGCACCTGCTGCAGCCGAGAAGCAAGCTGGCCACGTATACCCATCAGGGACATTTCGTGAATTTGCCCAAGGTC
This DNA window, taken from Peptococcaceae bacterium, encodes the following:
- a CDS encoding phage major capsid protein, coding for MKQIYEKWNLMGDGGAKQKITPEPIRHDPAKDNPGVDESSRANGARWGGIQTYWENEADQLIASKPKFRVMDLSLKKLTGLCYATDELLQDAAALESVLRQGFAEEFGFKIDDVILTGTGTGQPLGILNSDALVKASKESGQTELIRVENLFNMWSRLWGRSRTNAVWYINQELEPLLFTLKIGDVPVYIPAGGLSEAPYATLFGRPVVHLEQCSAAGEVGDIILADLSQYLLIDKGGINAASSIHVRFLYDENVYRFIYRVDGQPIWNKPLQPYKGSASVSPFVALAGRK
- a CDS encoding head-tail connector protein produces the protein MNLILIEGPPAEPVSLEEAKLHLRVDGNEEDTLISALITAAREFC
- a CDS encoding head-tail connector protein, which codes for MVKEMEPAVLCPKLATGWPLDLSYRPDAVKIRFKAGYSEVPKSIKQAMLLLIGHFYEHREATGQRNEGMELSLGVSSLLRLFWVPRW
- a CDS encoding HK97 gp10 family phage protein encodes the protein MARLELQGMAELIDKVNKLGAKGEIIKKNALEKAGGLVKTTMEKKAPRSELVKKHMADYIQVSEVEKENGVDHYKQ